In the Ipomoea triloba cultivar NCNSP0323 chromosome 6, ASM357664v1 genome, one interval contains:
- the LOC116023577 gene encoding bidirectional sugar transporter SWEET15-like codes for MQILHLHHHLWILLFGILGNIASIFVFLAPVSTFIQICRAKSTLDFHSVTYILTLFSCMLWVYYGFIKKNATLLISINSIGIVMETIYILIFLVFASNQAKRHTLLKEYFLCRGGFSLIFLVSWYIFSGVVRVNIVGWINMAISVAALASPINIVLHVLQTKSVEFLPIYFSFFFTLSEIMWCSYGLLLKDFYIAMPNIFGFFLGFIQIWLYVIYWRPNSVAPENENVADHVMDVEMLRMPDQLVQHDMMWILGEV; via the exons ATGCAAATTCtacatcttcatcatcacctcTGGATCTTATTATTTGGAATCCTTG GCAACATTGCATCAATCTTTGTATTTCTGGCACCAGT GTCAACATTTATTCAAATTTGCAGAGCCAAATCAACATTGGATTTTCATTCGGTGACATATATTCTCACACTATTTTCTTGCATGCTCTGGGTGTACTATGGTTTCATCAAGAAGAATGCCACTCTTTTGATTTCCATCAACTCAATAGGGATCGTTATGGAGACTATCTATATCCTCATTTTCCTTGTCTTTGCATCAAATCAAGCTAAG CGTCACACATTATTGAAGGAATATTTTCTATGCAGGGGAGGATTCTCTTTAATTTTCCTGGTCTCATGGTATATATTTTCGGGTGTAGTTCGTGTTAACATTGTTGGATGGATTAATATGGCCATCTCTGTGGCTGCTTTGGCTTCACCCATTAACATAGTG CTTCATGTGCTTCAAACTAAGAGTGTGGAGTTCTTGCCTATCtacttctccttcttcttcacaTTGAGTGAAATTATGTGGTGTAGCTATGGTTTGTTATTGAAGGACTTTTATATCGCG atGCCAAACATCTTTGGATTTTTCTTGGGATTCATACAAATTTGGTTGTATGTGATCTACTGGAGGCCAAATTCAGTTGCAccagaaaatgaaaatgtggCTGATCACGTAATGGATGTGGAGATGTTAAGGATGCCTGATCAATTGGTGCAACATGATATGATGTGGATTCTAGGAGAAGTTTAA